A region of Paenibacillus thiaminolyticus DNA encodes the following proteins:
- a CDS encoding ABC transporter substrate-binding protein — protein MYPYLIELARRFPPGIERETGIGELAALFHCSARYTKTIMKQLHQQGDIRWISFQGRGKKPRLRLNKSLEEIIRLYFQALWEKGEFQKAFQLIAEHGMFQDGEIQRVIEEAYGLHQIVHNEKPLDVFRYPYPDTRLVLDPLYAISRHDVHFVEHIFEPLLRFEPELQQPVPNLAHAVDTGDGVTWRILLRKGVRFHDGTAVRSSDVMGTLNRAMKRDRMFIPMERVNIEDDYSLTVQLKERNYLFPRIVCSPKLSIVPLRWIEGGEDGIPPGTGPFRLASLTDTLVKLEAFEHYFGCRPWLDQVEVIHTPNLLTFGLSTSVSNDPDEEAMIIEQVEQGADFVLINGNESSVFHDEAARHWLYSAIESEAFCLWEEGEFAAASFLVHRPEQQLPQACARPKPETCARPKSRIPYPKPDIPWPTIRIRVQQIRPEANHMREAKVLERLLHAHGLQCALELVSPGEIDEEAGSKYDCFVGGIAFGKDWMMSAMAMLQAKGNYFMSALPEEGRSHVRSLLRQLQGEQSEAARVRWYEEIESYFTSKAILKFLAHRRHTLYVSKHSPFYHIRMDANGKIDYRAIVRSRDSRQ, from the coding sequence ATGTATCCTTATTTGATTGAGCTGGCCAGACGTTTCCCGCCAGGAATCGAAAGGGAGACAGGGATTGGGGAACTGGCCGCTCTGTTCCATTGCTCCGCGCGTTATACGAAGACGATAATGAAACAACTGCATCAGCAGGGGGACATCCGCTGGATTTCTTTTCAAGGCAGGGGCAAGAAGCCGCGTCTTCGGCTGAACAAGAGCTTGGAGGAGATCATTCGCCTCTATTTTCAAGCGCTGTGGGAGAAGGGCGAATTCCAAAAGGCGTTCCAGCTCATCGCCGAGCATGGCATGTTCCAAGACGGGGAGATTCAGCGTGTCATTGAGGAGGCGTACGGCCTCCACCAGATTGTACATAACGAGAAGCCGCTGGATGTGTTCCGTTATCCGTATCCGGATACACGCTTAGTGCTCGATCCGCTGTATGCGATCTCGAGGCATGATGTGCATTTTGTCGAACACATCTTTGAACCGCTGCTGCGGTTCGAACCGGAGCTTCAACAGCCCGTGCCCAATCTTGCCCACGCTGTCGACACCGGGGACGGAGTGACTTGGCGAATTCTGCTGCGCAAAGGCGTCCGCTTCCATGATGGAACCGCTGTCCGAAGCTCGGATGTGATGGGCACGCTGAATCGGGCCATGAAGCGGGACCGGATGTTCATTCCGATGGAGCGCGTCAACATAGAGGATGATTATTCCTTGACGGTGCAGTTGAAGGAACGCAATTATTTGTTCCCGCGAATCGTATGCAGTCCGAAGCTGTCCATCGTGCCGCTGCGATGGATTGAAGGCGGAGAAGACGGCATTCCGCCCGGGACGGGGCCCTTCCGGCTGGCCAGCCTAACGGATACCTTGGTGAAGCTGGAAGCATTCGAGCATTATTTTGGCTGCCGGCCTTGGCTCGACCAGGTTGAGGTGATCCATACGCCCAACCTATTGACATTTGGGTTATCGACCAGTGTGTCGAACGATCCGGACGAAGAGGCGATGATAATCGAGCAGGTCGAGCAGGGAGCCGATTTTGTGCTGATCAATGGCAATGAATCGAGCGTCTTCCATGATGAGGCCGCACGGCATTGGCTGTATAGCGCGATCGAGAGCGAAGCGTTTTGCTTGTGGGAAGAGGGAGAATTCGCGGCGGCGAGCTTCCTGGTACACCGTCCGGAACAGCAGCTGCCCCAGGCATGCGCGAGGCCGAAGCCCGAGACGTGTGCAAGACCGAAGTCTCGCATCCCGTATCCGAAGCCTGACATCCCGTGGCCGACGATCCGCATCCGGGTTCAGCAAATCCGGCCGGAGGCCAATCATATGAGAGAGGCGAAGGTGCTGGAGCGGCTCCTGCATGCGCATGGACTGCAATGCGCGTTGGAGCTTGTGTCCCCGGGCGAGATCGATGAGGAAGCAGGGAGCAAGTATGATTGCTTCGTCGGGGGAATCGCTTTCGGCAAGGACTGGATGATGTCGGCGATGGCCATGTTGCAGGCCAAGGGCAATTATTTCATGTCAGCGCTGCCGGAAGAGGGCCGAAGTCATGTGCGCTCCCTCCTTCGCCAGCTTCAAGGCGAGCAATCGGAAGCGGCGAGAGTGCGATGGTATGAGGAGATAGAATCGTATTTCACCAGCAAGGCTATCTTGAAATTTCTGGCGCATCGCCGCCATACGCTCTATGTGTCGAAGCACAGCCCGTTCTACCATATCCGCATGGATGCCAACGGGAAAATAGATTACCGCGCTATCGTAAGGAGCAGGGATTCCCGGCAATAG
- the trxA gene encoding thioredoxin, with translation MTIYNATDATFHKEMQGTGLTVVNFWAPWCGPCRMFPPILEAYDAAGSHDVKVIKFNVDESTDTASQFGIMGIPATILFKNGEAVDKKVGVMSLEGLKQFVSKHQ, from the coding sequence ATGACAATTTACAATGCGACCGATGCCACATTTCACAAGGAAATGCAAGGCACAGGCTTGACTGTCGTCAATTTTTGGGCGCCTTGGTGCGGACCTTGCCGGATGTTCCCTCCCATTCTTGAGGCGTATGACGCAGCAGGGAGCCACGATGTGAAAGTAATCAAATTCAATGTTGACGAAAGTACGGATACCGCTTCTCAATTCGGGATTATGGGCATTCCGGCTACCATTCTGTTCAAGAATGGCGAAGCAGTCGACAAAAAAGTCGGAGTCATGTCCCTGGAAGGACTGAAGCAGTTTGTATCGAAGCATCAGTAA
- the vanG gene encoding D-alanine--D-serine ligase VanG yields MKKKSIAVLFGGCSTEYEVSLKSAASVIDHVDRNRYHIVMVGITREGRWLKYHGSTEDIRQDRWHAHPACLPACLSPSRDVGGLIVLVGTEYHLTPIDAVFPVLHGKNGEDGTVQGLLELSGIPFVGCGSLSSAIGMDKEIAHTLVRAAGIETAESIAIWDDEPLDTALDAAARLGFPLYVKPARSGSSLGITKACNKQELMAGAILAFSHDNKIVIEQHVNGFEAGCAVLGDADPIVGEVDEIELRDGFFNYHEKYTLETSVIHMPARIDADTAARIKAAALTVYRTLGCRGLARVDLFLTDEGKIVFNEVNTMPGFTSASRYPNMLRGIGLSFPDILDRLIQLALAEERSACIK; encoded by the coding sequence ATGAAAAAGAAATCGATTGCCGTCTTGTTCGGCGGCTGCTCCACCGAATATGAGGTATCCTTGAAATCCGCCGCGTCGGTCATCGATCATGTGGACCGGAATCGCTATCATATCGTTATGGTCGGCATTACGCGCGAGGGAAGGTGGCTGAAATATCACGGCAGCACCGAGGATATCCGGCAGGACCGCTGGCATGCCCATCCCGCCTGCTTGCCCGCATGTCTCTCGCCAAGCCGGGACGTCGGCGGTCTCATCGTGCTTGTCGGCACCGAGTATCATCTTACTCCCATCGATGCCGTCTTCCCCGTCCTGCACGGCAAAAACGGCGAGGACGGAACCGTTCAGGGGCTGCTGGAGCTGTCGGGGATTCCGTTCGTCGGCTGCGGCTCGCTGTCGTCCGCCATCGGGATGGACAAGGAGATCGCGCATACGTTAGTGCGCGCGGCCGGCATCGAGACGGCGGAGTCGATTGCGATCTGGGATGACGAACCGCTGGACACTGCGCTGGATGCTGCGGCAAGACTCGGATTCCCGCTGTATGTGAAGCCGGCCCGATCCGGATCGTCCCTGGGCATTACGAAGGCATGCAATAAGCAAGAGCTGATGGCTGGCGCCATACTCGCTTTTTCCCATGATAATAAGATCGTGATCGAGCAGCATGTGAATGGCTTCGAGGCGGGATGCGCCGTGCTGGGCGATGCCGATCCGATCGTGGGGGAGGTTGATGAGATTGAGCTTCGGGACGGATTTTTCAATTATCATGAAAAATATACGCTGGAGACGTCTGTCATTCATATGCCGGCCCGCATCGACGCCGATACCGCAGCCAGGATCAAAGCAGCGGCGTTGACTGTCTATCGTACGCTCGGCTGCCGCGGGCTGGCCCGAGTCGACCTGTTCCTGACGGATGAAGGGAAGATTGTATTCAACGAAGTGAATACGATGCCGGGCTTCACTTCCGCCAGCCGATATCCGAATATGCTGCGCGGGATCGGCCTGTCCTTCCCGGACATCCTGGACCGGCTGATTCAGCTCG
- a CDS encoding MFS transporter — translation MSEQSLHQYRNFNVLYAGTFIVTMGGQIYSFILPLFIYEWSQSALAMSTMRVMDFVPNVLLGMLAGAMVDRMNRRKMMTWTSLLQAGLATLLVLLLWLDALHLWQLYLFGFLLSAVSYTFGNAKHAIMPQLFPRERMTDIQARFSLLGTVLSIIGPSIAGFLIIWLTYEWLFFLYAISLVLLWVTVLLLDPVPSPECACEQTLWQDMKEGMRELFGNQTLLPPTIAILFTNLATSLVIGVLVFYTVDQLGATPKEVGWMFSISAFGGIAGAQGQKLLRKKWTRGAIFHAMLCIDAVVLCFFFFAGTWWQLAILLACRTCTTVIVNIIYLAIRQESTPNHLLGRVAGTSSMFMKLVLPLGLLLSGLWADHLPIPLLFLIAGAIVACLAVYLAKGSFRMTK, via the coding sequence ATGTCAGAGCAATCGTTGCATCAGTATCGCAATTTCAATGTGTTATATGCCGGCACGTTCATTGTAACGATGGGCGGCCAGATCTACAGCTTTATTTTGCCGCTGTTTATTTATGAATGGTCCCAATCCGCACTCGCCATGAGTACGATGCGCGTGATGGATTTTGTGCCGAACGTGCTGCTCGGCATGCTTGCCGGGGCGATGGTGGACCGGATGAACCGGCGGAAGATGATGACATGGACAAGCTTGCTGCAAGCCGGACTCGCTACACTCCTCGTTCTTCTCCTCTGGCTGGATGCGCTCCATCTGTGGCAGCTATATCTGTTCGGCTTCCTGCTGTCGGCCGTCAGCTACACCTTCGGCAACGCGAAGCATGCGATTATGCCGCAGCTGTTTCCCCGGGAGAGGATGACGGATATTCAGGCCCGGTTCTCGCTGCTGGGCACGGTCCTCTCGATTATCGGCCCGTCCATCGCCGGCTTCCTTATCATCTGGCTTACTTATGAATGGTTGTTCTTCCTGTATGCGATAAGCTTGGTTCTGTTATGGGTTACGGTCTTGCTGCTTGATCCGGTGCCGTCGCCTGAATGCGCGTGTGAACAGACCCTTTGGCAAGACATGAAGGAAGGGATGCGCGAGCTGTTCGGCAATCAGACATTGCTTCCGCCGACAATCGCCATCTTGTTTACCAATTTGGCCACGAGCTTAGTTATCGGCGTGCTCGTCTTTTACACGGTCGATCAATTGGGGGCAACGCCGAAGGAGGTGGGCTGGATGTTCTCCATCTCGGCATTTGGGGGGATTGCCGGGGCGCAAGGACAGAAGCTGCTTCGCAAGAAATGGACAAGAGGCGCCATTTTCCATGCTATGCTCTGCATCGATGCGGTTGTGCTCTGCTTCTTTTTCTTCGCGGGGACCTGGTGGCAGCTCGCGATTCTGTTAGCCTGCCGAACCTGTACCACCGTCATCGTTAATATCATTTATTTGGCGATTCGCCAGGAGTCGACGCCCAATCATTTACTCGGCCGCGTCGCAGGCACCTCTTCGATGTTCATGAAGCTGGTCTTGCCGCTTGGCTTGCTCCTGTCAGGCCTATGGGCGGACCATTTGCCGATTCCCTTGCTGTTCCTCATCGCGGGCGCCATCGTCGCCTGCCTTGCTGTCTATCTGGCCAAGGGATCCTTTCGAATGACCAAGTAA
- a CDS encoding NAD(P)/FAD-dependent oxidoreductase has protein sequence MIYDCAIIGGGPAGLNAALVLGRARRRVALLDSNRPRNAVTQASHGFITRDGVTPAEFRRIAYEEVLRYPLVDHARTEVVTLNRTASGFEVLDSSGQRLQARKVILAMGVKEVFPEIEGFYPLYGKSLFNCPYCDGWELQDQPLVIVSESSSVFHMAKLLLNWSKDLVVCTNGKAPLPEEQIQRLQSLGIAVMEQPVAAFVGKEGQLEQLRFADGTLIPRAGGFVTPHWAASAPFGEQLGLDRTESGGIKTDQGGRTPIPGLYAAGDASYFAPSQVIFAAADGSRTAMSVNMDLTEEDYG, from the coding sequence ATGATTTACGATTGCGCAATTATTGGCGGAGGCCCCGCCGGCTTGAATGCAGCTCTCGTCCTCGGGAGGGCAAGGAGGAGGGTCGCTTTGCTCGACAGCAACCGTCCCAGAAATGCCGTCACGCAAGCGTCACATGGCTTTATTACGAGAGACGGCGTCACTCCGGCGGAATTCCGCCGCATTGCTTATGAGGAGGTGCTGCGTTATCCGCTAGTCGATCATGCGCGAACCGAGGTTGTGACACTGAACCGGACTGCATCGGGATTTGAGGTGCTTGATTCGTCAGGCCAGCGCCTTCAAGCGCGCAAAGTAATCCTGGCGATGGGCGTGAAGGAGGTTTTTCCGGAGATCGAAGGGTTTTATCCGCTATATGGAAAAAGCTTGTTCAATTGTCCTTATTGCGACGGCTGGGAGCTCCAGGATCAACCGCTTGTCATTGTGTCCGAATCGTCAAGCGTGTTCCATATGGCCAAGCTGCTCCTCAATTGGAGCAAGGATCTGGTCGTCTGCACGAACGGTAAGGCGCCTCTGCCGGAGGAGCAAATACAGCGGCTGCAATCCCTGGGTATCGCCGTAATGGAGCAGCCTGTGGCGGCTTTCGTCGGCAAGGAGGGGCAGCTTGAGCAGCTTCGCTTCGCGGACGGAACGCTGATTCCGCGGGCCGGCGGCTTCGTGACGCCTCACTGGGCGGCAAGCGCTCCGTTCGGCGAACAGTTGGGCTTGGACAGGACGGAATCGGGCGGAATCAAGACGGATCAAGGGGGAAGAACCCCGATACCCGGCTTATACGCCGCAGGGGACGCTTCGTACTTCGCGCCTTCTCAAGTGATATTTGCCGCAGCAGATGGCAGTCGAACCGCGATGAGCGTCAATATGGATTTGACGGAGGAAGATTACGGATAG
- a CDS encoding VOC family protein has product MSVDAYLNFNGNCREAVEFYADVFGTDKPQIMTFGDTPPHPDFTLPEEAKHLVMHTRLTILGSNVMFSDVFPGMPFTVGNNISLAIVSENEDDLQTFFDKLKVGGKVVMELQETFWSKRYGQVEDRFGVLWQLNFGAGGDMGA; this is encoded by the coding sequence ATGTCCGTAGATGCATACTTGAATTTTAACGGGAACTGCCGGGAAGCCGTCGAGTTCTATGCCGACGTATTCGGCACAGACAAGCCGCAGATCATGACCTTTGGCGATACGCCGCCCCACCCGGACTTTACGCTTCCGGAGGAAGCCAAGCATCTGGTTATGCATACCCGTCTTACTATTTTGGGCAGCAACGTCATGTTCTCGGACGTCTTCCCGGGAATGCCTTTTACAGTCGGCAACAATATCAGCTTGGCCATCGTCAGCGAGAACGAGGATGATTTGCAGACGTTCTTCGACAAGCTCAAGGTCGGCGGCAAGGTCGTCATGGAGCTGCAGGAGACATTCTGGAGCAAACGCTACGGACAAGTGGAAGATCGGTTTGGAGTTCTGTGGCAGCTTAATTTCGGCGCTGGCGGGGATATGGGAGCATAA
- a CDS encoding FAD-dependent oxidoreductase, whose product MTENRPIHEELPVLPQSYWRDTCSLPAFPKLEEPSVQADVAIVGGGITGITAAYLLASEGYRTVLLDAGRLFNGTTGHTTAKITAQHDLIYHDLIGTFGLEKAKLYYQANTEAAQFIKRHVEKHRIMCEYREQDAYIYTEQEESVRRIADEMTAYHKLGIPGEWVDDCPLPLPIKGAIVMKGQAQFHPLQYVKALTEQFLQAGGIVYENTMAQTVEEGAAPTVVTKDGCRVTAKHVISCTHFPFFDGKGYYFTRLHAERSYVLGIPIGDEAYLEGMYLSADHPKRSVRTATSRDGGPLLLVGGESHKTGQGICTMKHYEALQAFAERLVQVPHISYRWSAQDLDTLDKVPYIGPVSSGIGNVLVATGFRKWGMTNSAAAGLLLRDIVKGKDSPYRELYTPSRFQVTPDVKNFVVHNADVAKHLVSGKLESVQRTPEDLAAGEGAVVTLNGSRAGAFRDEDGTLHIVDTTCTHMGCELEWNSGERSWDCPCHGSRFSIIGKVLEGPAKKPLTRLDKEA is encoded by the coding sequence ATGACAGAGAACCGCCCCATCCATGAAGAATTGCCCGTTCTCCCTCAATCGTACTGGAGAGACACTTGTTCCCTTCCCGCCTTCCCGAAGCTGGAGGAGCCTTCGGTTCAGGCCGATGTTGCCATCGTCGGGGGCGGAATCACCGGCATCACGGCGGCCTATCTGCTGGCAAGCGAGGGCTACCGGACCGTCCTGCTTGATGCCGGCCGGTTGTTCAATGGCACGACCGGGCACACGACCGCCAAAATTACGGCACAGCATGATCTCATTTATCATGACTTGATCGGCACGTTCGGCCTAGAGAAGGCCAAGCTATATTACCAGGCCAATACGGAGGCCGCACAGTTCATCAAGCGGCATGTAGAGAAGCACCGCATCATGTGCGAATACCGCGAGCAGGACGCTTATATTTATACGGAACAGGAGGAAAGCGTTCGTCGAATTGCAGATGAGATGACCGCCTATCATAAGCTCGGCATCCCCGGCGAGTGGGTCGATGATTGCCCGCTCCCTCTGCCGATTAAAGGTGCCATTGTCATGAAGGGACAGGCCCAGTTCCATCCCTTGCAGTATGTGAAGGCGCTAACGGAACAATTTCTGCAAGCGGGAGGCATCGTCTATGAGAACACGATGGCCCAGACTGTGGAAGAAGGAGCGGCTCCGACCGTTGTTACGAAGGATGGCTGCCGTGTGACCGCGAAGCATGTCATCTCCTGCACCCACTTCCCGTTCTTCGATGGCAAAGGGTATTATTTTACCCGCCTTCATGCGGAGCGATCCTATGTATTGGGAATCCCGATCGGAGATGAGGCCTATCTCGAAGGCATGTATTTGAGCGCCGACCATCCGAAGCGGTCAGTGCGAACCGCGACGTCCCGGGATGGCGGACCGCTGCTCCTGGTTGGCGGCGAGAGCCACAAAACCGGGCAAGGCATCTGCACGATGAAGCACTATGAGGCGCTGCAGGCATTTGCCGAGCGGCTGGTCCAGGTTCCGCATATTTCGTACCGCTGGTCGGCCCAGGACCTGGACACGTTGGATAAGGTTCCTTATATCGGTCCGGTCTCGTCGGGAATCGGCAATGTGCTCGTCGCCACCGGATTCCGAAAATGGGGCATGACGAACAGTGCGGCCGCGGGTCTCCTTCTGCGCGATATTGTGAAGGGCAAGGATAGCCCGTATCGCGAGTTGTACACGCCGTCCAGGTTCCAGGTGACGCCGGATGTGAAGAACTTCGTCGTCCACAATGCCGACGTTGCCAAGCATCTCGTCAGCGGGAAGCTCGAATCGGTGCAGCGGACGCCGGAGGATCTCGCTGCCGGGGAAGGCGCAGTCGTCACCCTCAACGGGAGCAGAGCCGGCGCCTTCCGGGATGAAGACGGAACGCTCCACATTGTCGATACGACCTGCACCCATATGGGATGCGAGCTGGAATGGAACAGCGGTGAACGGAGCTGGGATTGCCCCTGCCACGGTTCCCGCTTCTCCATTATCGGCAAAGTGCTGGAGGGACCGGCCAAGAAGCCGCTGACGCGGCTGGACAAAGAAGCTTGA
- a CDS encoding DUF2642 domain-containing protein yields the protein MTEKKPAHKPPAEKEKPPAKPHHVQTCLHPIMQPAYVNHHPAACTPICTMPAVPQPTEYVTCLDPVFLDHLSRHQGQRIIVRTTVETLEGVLASVAVDHIQLNRHDKAFHIRTAQIVHFEGLPITYL from the coding sequence ATGACCGAGAAGAAGCCCGCACACAAACCGCCTGCCGAGAAAGAAAAACCGCCTGCCAAGCCGCATCATGTTCAGACTTGCCTTCACCCGATCATGCAGCCTGCTTACGTCAATCATCATCCCGCCGCGTGCACACCGATATGCACGATGCCGGCCGTGCCGCAGCCAACCGAGTACGTAACCTGCCTGGATCCGGTATTCCTGGACCATCTAAGCCGGCATCAAGGCCAGCGGATTATCGTCCGGACGACTGTAGAGACGCTGGAAGGCGTATTGGCCAGCGTCGCGGTCGATCATATCCAGTTGAATCGGCATGACAAAGCGTTCCATATCCGGACCGCTCAGATTGTCCATTTCGAGGGGCTTCCGATTACGTATTTATGA
- a CDS encoding ArsR/SmtB family transcription factor, which produces MSSPAAKYDVFQAIADPTRREVLRLLADRELPISQITSHFPISRTAIAKHLHILTEAELVSGRKVGREKIYRLHPEPLTELKDWLSFYERFWSNKLSILKHVVEQEANPGLHVAAAEEKDRH; this is translated from the coding sequence GTGTCATCGCCTGCGGCTAAATACGATGTATTTCAGGCTATCGCCGACCCAACCCGCAGAGAAGTTCTTCGCTTGCTGGCGGACCGGGAATTGCCGATCTCCCAGATTACGAGCCATTTCCCGATCAGCCGCACCGCCATTGCCAAGCATCTTCATATTCTGACCGAAGCCGAACTGGTCAGCGGACGGAAGGTGGGCCGGGAGAAGATCTACCGGCTGCACCCGGAGCCGCTGACGGAGCTGAAGGATTGGCTCTCCTTCTACGAGCGCTTCTGGAGCAACAAGCTGTCGATCCTGAAGCATGTCGTGGAGCAAGAGGCGAATCCCGGCTTGCATGTCGCGGCTGCGGAGGAGAAGGACAGGCACTGA
- a CDS encoding carboxymuconolactone decarboxylase family protein — MEFRMVLDEVNPAARQEKAALELAEHITRVAELGVPDHVYEQVRANFNEQQYVNLVMAINAINCWNRLEIAAGMTPGCSLEK, encoded by the coding sequence ATGGAATTCAGAATGGTTCTCGATGAAGTTAATCCTGCTGCCAGACAGGAGAAAGCGGCGCTTGAGCTGGCGGAGCATATTACGCGAGTCGCCGAGCTTGGAGTGCCTGATCATGTATATGAACAAGTCCGCGCTAATTTTAATGAACAGCAATACGTGAATCTCGTGATGGCCATCAATGCAATCAATTGTTGGAACCGGCTCGAAATTGCGGCCGGCATGACACCTGGATGCTCACTGGAAAAATAA
- a CDS encoding CPBP family intramembrane glutamic endopeptidase translates to MSNNLTHPPRADERGKVTWNGIDVLFILVIWRLLLSAPVMSIAAAPLEHLGLRPPYAHYTAACLFHLIQLVVIGLVVIRKYHLSWTAFGFRRPTRKDWLQLLPWALITNLISLLVLWFTFTFLWTAGSSKAESAESLGFVLTFLMGAVIAPFVEEAVNRGVIFGYLRGRFGVLAGVIVSALIFGAGHAPELMLNAFVTGCVFALFYEKRGTLWMPVMLHGIMNAIVIFIFYLS, encoded by the coding sequence ATGAGCAACAACCTGACTCACCCTCCTCGCGCTGACGAACGAGGCAAGGTCACATGGAATGGAATCGACGTGCTGTTCATTCTCGTCATATGGAGGCTCTTACTGTCGGCACCCGTCATGAGCATCGCCGCAGCCCCGCTGGAGCATCTGGGACTTCGTCCCCCCTATGCCCACTACACAGCGGCCTGCCTCTTTCACCTCATTCAGCTTGTCGTTATCGGGCTCGTCGTTATCCGCAAGTATCACTTATCCTGGACAGCCTTCGGATTCCGAAGGCCCACGAGGAAGGATTGGCTGCAATTGCTGCCCTGGGCGCTCATCACCAATCTCATCTCGCTTCTCGTGCTGTGGTTTACATTTACTTTTCTATGGACGGCGGGCTCTTCCAAGGCCGAGTCGGCAGAATCGCTCGGCTTCGTCCTAACATTCCTTATGGGGGCGGTCATTGCTCCGTTCGTAGAAGAGGCCGTGAATCGAGGCGTAATCTTCGGCTATTTGCGGGGCCGCTTCGGCGTCTTGGCCGGCGTCATCGTCAGCGCGCTTATTTTCGGAGCTGGCCATGCTCCCGAACTCATGTTGAATGCCTTCGTAACCGGCTGCGTGTTTGCACTTTTTTATGAAAAAAGGGGCACCCTGTGGATGCCCGTCATGCTGCACGGCATCATGAACGCCATTGTTATTTTCATTTTTTACCTGTCATAG
- a CDS encoding C40 family peptidase: MNNMKNQRIVKTVAGISLSFMIALSGTVMAAPQQAQAASASASTAADNIIATGKAFLGVPYHFGAKSGRTDQFDCSSFTQYVFKKHGIELPRSSREQAAAGVKVSKNDLQPGDLVFSDTNRDGKINHVSIYMGGDKLLHTYKVGVGVTISDFSGSAWDKTFVTARRVITTSASAASAPTQDRNAGEGYYQQAPIQDDQWNWQQ, encoded by the coding sequence ATGAACAACATGAAGAATCAACGCATCGTAAAAACAGTGGCGGGAATCAGCCTTAGCTTTATGATAGCATTGTCAGGCACGGTAATGGCAGCCCCTCAACAAGCTCAAGCGGCCTCCGCGTCCGCTTCTACGGCAGCAGATAATATTATTGCGACAGGGAAAGCCTTTCTCGGCGTCCCTTATCATTTCGGAGCCAAGTCCGGCCGGACCGATCAATTCGACTGCTCTTCGTTCACGCAGTATGTATTCAAGAAGCATGGCATCGAGCTTCCGCGCTCTTCGCGGGAACAAGCGGCGGCGGGCGTTAAAGTCTCCAAGAACGATCTTCAGCCCGGCGATCTTGTCTTTTCCGATACGAACCGGGACGGCAAGATTAACCACGTCTCCATTTACATGGGCGGGGACAAGCTTCTTCACACCTATAAAGTCGGTGTCGGCGTAACGATTTCTGATTTTTCCGGCAGCGCCTGGGACAAGACGTTTGTGACCGCGCGCCGCGTCATTACCACCTCTGCATCCGCAGCCTCTGCCCCGACTCAAGATCGTAACGCGGGGGAAGGCTATTATCAGCAAGCTCCTATCCAGGATGACCAATGGAATTGGCAACAATAA
- a CDS encoding Rrf2 family transcriptional regulator — protein MRFSKATNYALHTMLMLVEASSVKPIGVQQLAEAQGVSPTYLSKILTRLVKAGMIESVSGANGGYRLTGNKDDITFLDIIHAIEGTASLFECGFVHGSECLIQAVMKEAEEKMEQHLQNAKLADLAHQQTQM, from the coding sequence ATGAGATTTTCAAAAGCGACGAATTATGCTCTACACACGATGCTCATGCTCGTAGAAGCTTCTTCGGTGAAGCCGATTGGCGTCCAGCAGTTGGCGGAAGCGCAAGGCGTGTCGCCGACCTATCTTTCCAAAATTTTAACGAGACTCGTGAAAGCAGGAATGATTGAATCGGTATCCGGGGCCAATGGAGGCTATCGGCTAACGGGCAATAAAGACGACATTACGTTTTTGGATATCATTCATGCCATTGAGGGGACCGCTTCATTGTTCGAATGCGGCTTTGTCCACGGATCCGAATGCTTGATTCAAGCGGTCATGAAGGAAGCGGAAGAGAAAATGGAACAGCATCTTCAAAATGCGAAATTGGCGGATCTGGCCCACCAGCAAACGCAAATGTAA
- a CDS encoding SRPBCC family protein: METNNKNQVPDIQQTVVLNAPIQKVWDVVSTAEGIASWFMENDFEPKEGHEFHIQSPFGPSPCKVIEIEEPHRLSFTWDTEGWVVTFLLKEMGDKTEFTLVHGGWKEADAIIAKANERSAVIRERMNQGWDGIVHQGLRKAVEG, translated from the coding sequence ATGGAAACCAACAACAAGAATCAAGTTCCCGATATCCAGCAAACCGTAGTCTTGAACGCGCCGATTCAAAAGGTGTGGGATGTCGTATCGACGGCGGAAGGCATTGCCTCCTGGTTCATGGAGAATGATTTCGAGCCGAAGGAAGGACATGAATTCCATATTCAGTCCCCGTTCGGCCCTTCCCCGTGCAAAGTCATCGAGATCGAGGAGCCGCATCGGCTGTCTTTCACATGGGACACGGAGGGCTGGGTCGTCACGTTCCTGTTGAAAGAGATGGGGGATAAGACCGAGTTCACGTTGGTTCACGGCGGGTGGAAGGAAGCGGATGCGATTATCGCAAAGGCGAACGAGAGAAGCGCGGTCATTCGCGAGCGGATGAACCAGGGCTGGGATGGGATCGTACATCAAGGGCTTCGCAAGGCAGTCGAGGGGTAA